The sequence CATAACGTGCATCCTTTTTAGTTCATGGGCTTCAAGAAACCCCCGTGGATGCACCCACTGCATTAATCGCTGTCTTTGACAATTATTCAAtctctctcaaaaaaaaaaataaaaaatcaacacAAATTGTTGCTTGCCTAACAATGTTTttgaccatatatatatatatatatatatatatatatatgtatatatatatggattttTGATATTATGGGCAACCATCATGAGCACCTACATGGACAACAGCTGACGTGACATCTTGTATATCCAATCAGTGATTGCTACGTCAGCTGTTGCCCATGTAAGTGCCCATGGTGGTTGCCCATaatatcaaaactatatatatatgtatatatatatatatatatgttttagtggtttttgtttttttttttcgcatcactaaaacccactaccgggttttagtggtcgcgaaccaagtgaaaaaaaatgattgtgcagctgaaaatttttctatatatatatttgatatagtCAGCACCGATCACCGATTGAGGTGATGTCAACACATTTTAGATATACATGAAATCACCTCAATAATGCTCACAAAAATACACCAAGTACGTGATcactatataaaaatatatatatgatacaATAATGTAGGTTAAATATTTCTGCTATATACATACCAATCCAATTATTATGTTTGTGCATGTTGTTGTACCACGTATGGTACGTACTAGTCTGATTTTCAATATCCAACCCTACCTTATTAAATAATTGCAAATTTATGCATAGTGGGATTTATAAATACATGCTATAACTATTGTATGAGTGATATTAAACCGTGTaataactcaaaaaaaaaaacatcacagttatgatcatgcatgcaatataaataatgaaatgagagtgtatgcaataGTACCAAATAAAGCAAAACATGGGTGATACACATTGAAAATTTGATGGTTATACCAAGAAAATGGTGGACAAATTGCGGTCCATACATTGCATAATGAGTTGATCTGGATGTAGGAGGGCACCACTAATCTTATCTTCTCCATGTTTGTGTTGAAAACAGATATATAGTTTTGATTGTTTGATGGATTCTTTTTGAATACCTGGGGAAAAAAAAGGTGAGATAAAATGGGGTCAAAACTAAATTATTATTGTGGTGGAGTCATAAAGCTAAAACCACTCACACTCTGAGGATACTCAGTTTGTCAAATCAAAGCATGCATACACAAAAAGAAGAAGTGACTGATGCATAAGCGAATTTAGCGGGGAATTTTGATTGATGTATCTGCGACTATGAGCTGTCGTGTTTACAACCAAAGTTTTTTAACTCATTTATTTAACTGCATCATTAcatctttgatattttttttttacatatgaTCACTGAGTTAATTACCTATGGGAGGgtaaaatttgatgaaatagaacaatatcaaacaaatataataggaaaaaaaaatatccAACATGTTACATGCATCCCAAGTGGTAAGTGTAAGAGCAAGATTTTATCCAAAACATGACCACAACAAGTTTGCGCCTTCACCCAACTTTCCGATATGATAATGATTCAGTTGTCCGTAATTCTTGAAAACATTTTAGAGGATAAGGGTTCTGTCTCATCTTAAAAATTGGATCATATATTCTTCTTCCACCATTTGAGGCAAAAGATATTTCCATTCTCATGCTTATCTAACTTAGCCACCAATTAGAAGGAAAAAAAGTGGGGTTGAATATGGTCTTTTTGCCTTTTTTTGCACTTGGAGCCAATAAGTGAATCCATGTTCCCATTTCATTAATTTTGCGTTGGGAATTAATTTGAAGAACGTGAGAAGTGTTGGACTTTTACTGGTCGAGGACTGTAGTTTTAGATAAGGAAAGAGTGAAGGGGGCTGGGTTGATTTGGATAGACTTCATTCCTAAAGATAGAATGCGCAGAAATATTGCGTGTGCATTATAAATTATCTATATCCATGATCAAATTGCAACTTGGGaagtatatattttattttttaacttgacaaattaaaaacaaattaaGTTGAGTTGAGATAGTATACGACAATGCTTTTGGGAAATACTTTGATCTTTACataaagaaaaatatgaaaagtGTTTTTTTAGAAGAAATCTCAAACACTGCTTAAATAGTAAATACATATGCGTGTAGGCAGAAGCGTCCCGCGGGCCGGCCCGCTTTTTAGACGGATTGAGAAATTGTCAATCCAACCTATCAATTTTATATGGCGGAGCGGGCCAACTCTACGAACCTAACCCATTTTGACACTTCTACGTCTAGGATGGGTATTCATGACTTGAGTAAATTGATTCTTTTGGCTTGGAGAATGGCACGAAACAAAAAATTAGAACGAGTCATATATCACACACATACCACATCTAAATTTATTGTTTtctcatctcacttttttttttcttttttaaataaAGATGGGAATTTATTGATCACACATAATGTTTGAAATTACACGATCAATCATCTAAAAAGGAAAGCTCCCAGAGACCCAAACAAAAGGGTTCAGGGAGGAAATAGCAAAAAAAGCAAGCGAATGAACGACACGATTCGCCGATCTCCGAATATAACTTAATTTTATTAGAGCTTCTGTACTTATCAATTCTTTGATTTGAGCTGCTAAAATTCCTCATATGAAAGATTCTTTTTAAGTAATAAGGTGTTTGGATGACCAAATAAGTACTTAAAAAAACACCTTTTAAGTAAAAAAATAGAgcttttttaaaagcaaaaaattataacttaaaaaaataattattttaaaaatcactacaaaatccaaacgagctcttaaatacataaataataCAACAATTGAAATTAATCATACCTGAAACTCAAAAAAATTTGTGGCAATTTCAACTATAGTACGTACCTATTTGGATTCAAAAAAGGTTATGAtgataaaatgataaaaatatgtGAGAGCTCAAACTAATTTTTGACATGAAGctgagtttatgttatgtttggTATCAAATACCGAAGGTCAAATTGCCCTTCATACAATAACCGACATTTTGCACAAGCATTTGTAGGCTCATCATTCGATTGGCTATTtcactctcaaaaaaaaaaaaaaaaaggatttggGCTATTTTCTTTACAAAACTTTTCTGGATCTAATAGTGCTCCCAGAACCCAAAAACCTATCCCGAAGcgcaaatacaacaaaataatcTACTACTACTGCCTTTTTTTAAGTGAACTGAAACTTTGATAAAGTCTTCTCCtcaaaagaataataaataaagcCGAAGAAATCAATCACTAGTAGATTTCGTATAGTTGATGCCTCAAAGGTACATAGATGACATgtacattaaattttaattttgtttgtataattattatttctttttatCGACATGTAAGCGTTTTCCCATCTTTCAAAAACTTAAATGGACAGAATACTATTGTAGGAAATGAGGTTCGGATATAAACACAAGAGTCTCACACTTTAGTTCATTGCTCAGTTTGCACTCATGTCTGACCTTATTACATAAGATTAATATGAACAATGACAACTTAAGCATAAAAAGTGCAAACCCTGCCTCATTACCAGCTAACGCCCTTGGTCGAAACCTTCTGTTCCCCCCTCAAGTTTCAGGTTTTGTTCATCCATATGTGCCATATCGTAAGTCGCATGAACTCCGGCTAACAAATAGTAAGCTAGCATGATGAAACTACATATAAGGAACCGCCAAACGGCTGCGGAACCAAGAGATCCTATAAGGAACAGATTCATAGCTATTGATAGAGATGGCAACCATGGAACAAGGGGAACCCCCCATACTTTAGGACTCCTGTGCTTTGCCGTAAATGCCATCCCTAAAGTTCCTAGAAACCACAGCCCTCCGGTCAAAGCATATCCTATCCATTCCCTGTTCTTGGAGTTCCAAAGGACCGTTATCCCGAAGGAAGAAGCAAATATAACGAATAGTGATGTGAAAAATTTGATGGCATCACTTTTGGGGGTGACATCCTTAACATTGTACCGTCTAAAGAGCAAAGCAACGGCCATAAGCATGAAAATGAAGAGAGTGCTAAATGATAACACGCTTGATAAAACGTCCAAACTCGAGAAGAAGGCAAGAATGCAGCTGCCTGTGGTTATCAACAGGGTAGCGTAAATAGGCGTTCCTGTCTTGGGATGAACAAGCGCAAACCAAGGGGGAATCATATGCGCCCTCGCTATCTGAGTAGTGTAACGAGCCTGTCCCATCGATCCAATTAGCAGACTGGTCGTCATTCCCTTAAGCGCAACAATGCTCACTAAATACTTAGCCCATTTCATCCCAATTCCATCGAATGCAACAGAATACGCGGCATTGACATCCACTTGAGTGTATTTCACCATCATGGTTAGAGCCAATGCCATCAAGCAGTACACGACAGTGATCAAAGACATCGACCCAACCAGCCCCACCGGTATGTCCCTTGAAGGTTTCTTAACTTCCTCAGCCATGTTAGCAACCATATCGAAACCCGTATAAGACCAATATACTACAGCGGCGGCAGTGAACACCCCTTCAGCCCCAAATGGAGCAAACGGAACCAAATTTTCACTCTTTCCATGCACAAAACCAACAATTATAATGAACACAATCACCACCGCCCCGAAAATTGAACTGATCCAATTCAGCACCGAAGTTCTCTTCGTCCCCGTCATCGCAAAACCATTAGCGATGGCCAAAACCACTACAGCTAAAGGATCCAATAGATTGAACCCCTCAGCAAAAGAATCAACTCTTATCCTCAAAAAATCAGGATTACTTTTAATAATGCTAGCAAAATAAGATGACCAAGAACGCCCCAAACCCGCAGCCCCAACCAGCCCTTCCAGCAAAATATTTCCCGCGGCGATAAAAGCAACAAAATCCCCCAATTCTATacgaagaaaagaaaaggaccCCCCAGCAATCGGAACCTCGACAGAAAATTCAGTATAACAAAACACAGATAATAAAGCGGATAAACCAGAGACAGCATACGACAGAACAATTGCAGGGCCAGCGTGGTCGTGTGTTTCTTGACCCGTGATGCTGAAAATCCCCGAACCGACGACCGAACCAAATCCAAGCCAGATAAGATCCCACCACGTGAGGCATTGCTTCATCTCATTCTCCGATTGTTTCTTGCACTGAACGAGCTCATTCACGTCGGAGGATCGGCCGAATAGGCGATCTTTGAGACGGTGGGGGGTCTTGGAGAGGGCGGAGAGGTATGTTGAGAAGTTTTGGAAGGTGGGTTCCGGGAAAAAATCTTGCTTGCTGAAACGCCAGTAGGATTTCCCGGCGGAAGGGTCCATTGTCTTCGGCGGCGCTATTGGAGTTGTGAGATCTGAGGCTTCGGATGAAAATTTGCCATTGTTATTTCCCATATCATTTGCTATTTAGAGAGTTTGAGCCCAGAAGTAATCAAGGGGATTGGCCGAATACAGCAAACGGAATCCCAAGAATCGAGGAATAAGCGTGTGGAAATGAGTCGAATTCTTTCAATCGACTTTCCTTTCCTCGTACTGAATCTTGTTCATCTTTCTTTTCCAGATACATTCATATTACGTACATATACATTTTTCTTCTCCAAATTACCTGATAATAAGATGATTATcaagatatttaatttaaagtcttttttttaaaaaataagaatagATTATTATTCGCATGATTCTCGTGATCAATTAGTgcttatatttaatattgtgaTGATATGATTTTTCCCAAACATCtgtattaaaaataatagtgATTAGATTACTTACGATTTTTCttgctttatttttttaatatcaagATATAATCCAATTCAAATAATGTTACGATGATTTTTATAGTTTAAACACAATTTTCGTAAGTTAAAAGATTTGATTAGCAACATGTTTTTCAGCCCTTAATCGTAGTTTATATAAATTTCAAGCATATTTTGATGTATACATCGTAGACCAGTCTACTTTCTAAAGAGAGGCCAACCGACTTTTATGTGAGTGAAAAATTAGTTCATTCATGCAATTTATTAGTTAAGTCAGTTATTAGCCCAAGCCTGTTTCTTTATTGGACTCTAAACTCACCCGGACACCCAAACGTCTACAAGCCCTTCGGCCTGTTAAagatcaaatttttatttttcaaagccCTAAAAATGTAATTGGGCTAGCCCACGCATAACCACCAAACCCTCttctcgttttttttttttttttcacaaacacCCTTCTAGTTTTGAGATCACTACAGATTCAGAAGGCTATAATCACTTCAAAATTTCCTATCTCACCCAAATTTACTGATGAACAAAGTCATAAATTCACATTTTTACTTTTTAAttagtatttatattatatgtatacaTGCACTATATACCTTTTGAAAACGATGAGCTaggaatatataaatatttgacATACCTGCACTAATTAATTCATTAATTAGAGTAattaatattgtttttttttttttcctgtaAAATTTAGCAGACGATTAACATGAAAATCCAAACGAGTCAAATGAGAGACCACAGGTGGTTGGTTGAATCGCAAACCGGTACTGTACCATCTACCTAGTTTTTCGAATAGAAAGTAACTAgtatttttttcatatatataaaattagggaaacaaaattgaaaattatatttaattcgAATATTGATTATTGATTGTAGACtaataaataaaccaaaaaaaaatgtaCATAACATTCTAGGTATTCTATGGGCTGAAgtcatatatataacattctAGTAAACAAACATGTGTTGCACTAATTCTACATTGGTGAACCAAGAATAACGGATTCCATATTCTGATATTTTTCTAACAAATATTCAACTGATTCCTCgaacaaattaaatataattgagTATACAAGTTGCCCTCCTCATgctataaatattataaaaaaattatgaaggaTCATCAGAAATTTacccatataattttttttaattagatCTATAGCTTGTGTAATGTTTCAccaatatatatcaataaaatCGGTCAACTGGGATCATATACAcatgcaataaaaaaataatatttttgacataaaaattatattttgtaaagtcaaataaacatatattatgtaatataatttttgaaataaaaagtaAGCATATATTACACAATATCCCTTTAAAActaaactataaaaaaaatgatatttttgtaataaaaaaatgtgTACTATCAGAACCAATAGACTAATTTTAGTAGATCAATTCATAGCATAAACCCGTTATCTACTCATTAGTAGATACCTCATTTATTAGTTGTTCTGATCGCATAGTACGcttcatttaatttaatgccGGATACTAACATTTATAACGTATTTATTGCATAATCTTTTTGAAGTATGATAGATGTGTGGTACTAAGAAAAATTACTCCTCAATTACAGGCAAAATAAATGAAGAATTTAATAGAGTCGTTTATTAACATTGAATCAAatcaatatataaatatttttggctcattCGAAGAAAATACCACCCAACACACACACATAGACCATCCGCCTTCAAGAAAATATACATTAGTCTCAAAATACTATCGAAAAAAGTACCCAACACACTCATCATTTTTATATATCAGATCCTTAGATCATTGTCTCTCATGGAGTACAAATCTTGTAAACTTTTGGAAGAAAGTTCTATCAAATTAAAGTTAGTGAGTTGTAAAAGTATTGTGTAGACTAGGAGTTTTAATAGGCAGTGAATAAGTCATACTGAAATGGATTTGAACCAGTGAGTGTACCAATCAAATCTTATAATAATACCTTCTGgaaacaaaaaaagaaaaaacataGAAAGATTTATCCTTCGAACTTTCAGAAACAAATATGTCTCTACTGTTTTATTTATCTTTGAGCTTCAGCAATTTCAGAAGTTTGTTTCCCGCCTTTTGCAGTAGAGTACTGCATCTTCATTGCTGTCAAGAATGAGATTTACCTGTTATAATGCTAAAACCAGTTCGAGGCTCGAGAAGAAAAAATTTGGCGGTGTTTATATACCCTCCCTCTAAACACTCCATCTAAttctaataaaaataatatttttcatttgttAAATCGGATTAGAGATTTATCTCACAAAGTTGACTAGTCTCATGAGACTTTTGTGTAATTCTTTTTGTCGAGGTGATATATTAATTTACGAATtaactaaaaaattaataacGGGCATTCTTGtcatttcatttatttatttgttcttTATTTGAATAGATTAATTCAAAATAGCTAGCTAGTTGTAACTTTTGGAATTTGTGCGCCCTAAATTACCCAATGGTGATTTAGCCTTTTCgtgataataatttttttttatttaaaaaaaaacacctaAAAGGCTTTCTAGAATgcacataaataatttattcagGCACGTAAGATTTTCAATATTGTGTAATATTAGAAATATAATAATCAACATATGCTTATGTCAATAATGGTCGGAGGactctttaattaattaacaaagTTCAGTTCAATACGTTCAAGTAATTAATCCTAACAATAAATCTAGATCCGTGATTTAACATGTCAACATTGTAATATTAATTATGCATATATATGTTGAGACATAAACATGATTTTTAACTCAAAATCCAAGTATAAAATGTTGTTTAGTCCGCTGAAAGAAACCCACCCCCTTCTTGTTTAATCCATTAATATCAGAGCTTAAAAAAGtcaatatataaaatcatagaAAATGGCCGTAACCAAGTCAGTTCCAGTAATCGACATGCAAGATTCGTCAAATCTGCCGCAGAAAATGGTGAATGCCTGCGAAGAATGGGGTTGCTTCAGGCTTAAGAATCATGGGATTCCTCTGTCCCTCATGTCTGAAATGAAGGATGTAGCACGTTCACTTCTTGATCTTCCAAACGAAATCAAGATGCGAAATTTTAACCATCAGGAGCCTTCCAAAGGATACACCCCAACTAACATGGCCAGCAAAGTTTTCGAAAGCCTGAGTTTATACGACGTCGAGTCGGCCGCTGCTGTCAACCATTTCTGCACTCAGCTGGATGCATCTCCTCATCAAAGGTCTAAAACATGATGCATAGTATTTACATGCATGATATATTGAATCGGTTTTGTTTATGCTACCCCATTTGGACACTGCTACAATGGTAATCTCAAATGCAAAAAATTTGGGCCGTTGGATGCAGCACATGGGGACTAGACATACCCATATTGAATCATATATAATCTAACGTAACATCAGAGTAGTGGTACGTCGATagctaaaatccaaattttGACAAAGTTATTATGTGCATGTGTATATTACATATGTAATGATTTCTATGTTATGATGGTTCAAAtcatgtaaatatattttgatagAGTTATAAATATTGACAGCTTATTAATTCTTGGCAATGTTTTGCAGAGAGATCATCGTGAAATACACTAGTGCTCTTCATGATCTAGCGAAGCTCTTAGGGAGCAAATTAATGGAAGGTCTGGGATTGAATGGGGAGAAATTCAAGGAAGGTATTTGCCAGTTCAAAATGAACAAATATAATTATGGGCCGGAAACTGTGGGATCCAAAGGTGCTGTAATGCATTCAGACGTTGGATTTTTTACCATACTACACGATGATGAAAATGTCAGTGGTTTGGAGGCTGTGGACAAATCCACTGGTGAACTAATCTCCGTTGATCATGTTCCTGGAACTCTTGTTATTAATGTTGGAGATGCGGGCAAGGTACGTAATATATCTTTCATCCGAGAAAATGACTTTTTTGGATCCGTTGATTTGTCTATTTTTAGgttttagtttattaaattttcaaaatttaattttaaaaaaaataagtgttttGGTCCAATAACTTTACTTCCTTGggttttggttcattaactttttcgatgtggattttggtacattaactttgcatttttcgtattttttggtccaactgcttACGTGTCAGCTTTTGATTGatccacgtcatcattttgaaccaatcaaaaattgACACGTGCctttggaccaaaaaacaatgaaaatacaaaattagtgtaccaaaacccatataaaaaaagataatggaccaaaaccaaaacattgacaacttaatggaccaaaaaacttatttttccttaATTTTATTACATTAACATTTGATTTTcgattgtttttattttattcgtgACAAGACAACTTAATAAGTTAACATTTTTCGATGTCACGCTTATAGTTGGATCAACGTAgacgaaaattaaaaattagtgtctcaaaatcaaattttaaaaatttaatggaCAAAAACCTAAAATTGAAAAGGTTAATATactaaaaaaactatttttccgTTTCATCCCCAACCCTGAATATTCAATTTTGGTGATACCCCATCCAACATCCATAAAAAATGGATGTTTATAATGGTTTATAATAAcgtataatattttaataactaGGTGCACAAAagataagtaaaaaaaaaaaaaaatcaagtaatatgcattatattatatttcaaatttcaatacAGCTAGCTATACCATTTTAGTCACGATGAGCCTTAATTCTTTTTCAACTCAAATATCCTATATAGGTGTGGAGCAATGGAAGGTTCCATAACGTGAAGCATCAAGTGCAATGCTATGAAGGTACAGTACGTATAACAAATGTCCTTTTCGTGTTGCCTGCTGAAGATGAGAAGGTTCAAGTGTTGCCGGGGTTGGTCGATTCCGATCATCTCGCCCTCTACGCCCCTTTCGATTTTGTTCACTACAGAAACCTACGAACTTCTATGAATTCGCCCACCGGTGAAGCTCTTGAATTTTTCCGATCTCACCCAAAATTGTTGAACTAAAGCCGTCTTTAGTGTATGTTTTTTTTACTTTTGATTTAATCGTATTATATTgcatgtatacatatatatttgtatGTCTTGTAGAATCCATTTAATTTCCTTTACCTATCAAACATTTTCATTGGTTGGTATAATATACAAAATCTACTTTTAATTTCGCTCTATGATACATTTAGGATCGGAGTTTTTTGAAACATATTTGCACAAATTTGTtaaattagaattaaaaaaaCGTGTTAAAATTCAGTCGAGGAAGGGAAAGAAGTAGGAAACTCCCATAACTTTTAGGTGGACCGAGAGTTCGTAGCCGAACTTGGAGCGTGAAAATTCAAACGAGTCAAATTTGAGATCTGGCAAGTATTAAATTATAAAGAAAATTAAGTTGGATTCTAAACcggaaaattattattttatatatctaTTACTATCATAAGTTTAAGCCTAATGGAGCCAAAAATCATGTCATAATCtgatattttgttttttatttatattttgtttaatttttttatcatttcaaATTGAGATTTAATCTCTCATTGATTCTTACAATTATGTTATGAATTATAAAtgtaatcaataaaaaaaattacaatatcattctttattatttttttttatcatcatgatattcttctttttcaatataaatcaaattaattataaaaaatattgtacaagaattcaaattaattataaaaaatacttttcaagaaTATTGCAACATATGCAGTTGTGCTGCACTGATACACTATTCATTATTAAGTCTAAACCTTATAATAAGTCTcgtgatttgtttttttttatttatgtttttattttatttcttcgcCTTGTTGTTTAGTCctttaataaaattttcaattatgaCATGACtctcataaaaatataataaattaaattacatcGGACTCTTCATTCATTtgtactattattattattattattattattattattattattattattattattattattattattattactattattattattattattattattattatccatATTTCAATGAACTGATATTTAGATAGTATTTACAACCTATAAAAGTAAGTGATTATAGATTTTTCTataaaaaatttacattgttaTGATTGATCGATCCTATACATTTTGTTATTTCACATTATaaggataaataaaaaaatcaataaaaataagtTTACTATTAATTAACAaagaatatttttaataaaaaataccACGTAATTACTAGTTTTTTATATAGAAAGTTAGAATTAGTAAAAGGATAAAACTCAGCGAAATCtcatatttttcagaaatttaaaTAAGTTTTAGGAGACCATCTGTATAGTTCTGAAAATTCAAtccaattaatttagaagattAAACTGACATCAGGAGAATTtattcccttttttttttaacctTCTGAAATTATCTTGAATTCGCTAGTTTAATAGTTTTATTtatgaattaaatttttttgctaCTCTTGGAATTTTCCCTTGAGGCGGCGCGGCTGGAACTTGAGCCTCTCATTGAGTAGATTAGG comes from Henckelia pumila isolate YLH828 chromosome 4, ASM3356847v2, whole genome shotgun sequence and encodes:
- the LOC140865039 gene encoding cationic amino acid transporter 8, vacuolar — translated: MGNNNGKFSSEASDLTTPIAPPKTMDPSAGKSYWRFSKQDFFPEPTFQNFSTYLSALSKTPHRLKDRLFGRSSDVNELVQCKKQSENEMKQCLTWWDLIWLGFGSVVGSGIFSITGQETHDHAGPAIVLSYAVSGLSALLSVFCYTEFSVEVPIAGGSFSFLRIELGDFVAFIAAGNILLEGLVGAAGLGRSWSSYFASIIKSNPDFLRIRVDSFAEGFNLLDPLAVVVLAIANGFAMTGTKRTSVLNWISSIFGAVVIVFIIIVGFVHGKSENLVPFAPFGAEGVFTAAAVVYWSYTGFDMVANMAEEVKKPSRDIPVGLVGSMSLITVVYCLMALALTMMVKYTQVDVNAAYSVAFDGIGMKWAKYLVSIVALKGMTTSLLIGSMGQARYTTQIARAHMIPPWFALVHPKTGTPIYATLLITTGSCILAFFSSLDVLSSVLSFSTLFIFMLMAVALLFRRYNVKDVTPKSDAIKFFTSLFVIFASSFGITVLWNSKNREWIGYALTGGLWFLGTLGMAFTAKHRSPKVWGVPLVPWLPSLSIAMNLFLIGSLGSAAVWRFLICSFIMLAYYLLAGVHATYDMAHMDEQNLKLEGGTEGFDQGR
- the LOC140867514 gene encoding 2-oxoglutarate-dependent dioxygenase DAO-like, encoding MAVTKSVPVIDMQDSSNLPQKMVNACEEWGCFRLKNHGIPLSLMSEMKDVARSLLDLPNEIKMRNFNHQEPSKGYTPTNMASKVFESLSLYDVESAAAVNHFCTQLDASPHQREIIVKYTSALHDLAKLLGSKLMEGLGLNGEKFKEGICQFKMNKYNYGPETVGSKGAVMHSDVGFFTILHDDENVSGLEAVDKSTGELISVDHVPGTLVINVGDAGKVWSNGRFHNVKHQVQCYEGTVRITNVLFVLPAEDEKVQVLPGLVDSDHLALYAPFDFVHYRNLRTSMNSPTGEALEFFRSHPKLLN